The nucleotide sequence TTGTTAGCCGTTTAACCGTAGAAGAATTAGTTGGCTTTGGTCGCTATCCTTACAGCAAAGGTCGTTTAACGCTCGATGATAAAAAAGTCATTGATGAGTCATTAGACTTTTTAAATTTGACTGAATTTCGTCACCGTTATCTAGATGAATTATCGGGTGGGCAACGTCAACGTACCTATGTTGCGATGGTGCTATGCCAAGACACAGAATATGTCATGCTTGATGAACCACTGAATAATCTTGATATGAAGCATGCGGTAATCATGATGAAACTTCTGCGAAAAGCAGCAGATGAGTTAGGAAAAACCATTATTATCGTTATTCATGATATCAATTTTGCTTCTGTTTATTCTGACTATATTTTAGCCATGCGTAACGGACAACTGTATTATCACGGCTCACCAAAAGAGATCATGAAAGCAGAGATTATCGAAGATATTTTCGATACACCCGTTAACGTTAAAGAGCTAGATAATAAGCTAATTGCTATGTATTACTAATTCCATTTAGCCCTATTATCTTCAATAAAAAGCATGTTGTTCTTCTTATTAACAACATGCTTTTTTATTGCCTTTTCCCTTGCTGAAGTAACTCTGAATCAATATCTTCAAAGATAGATTGCCATTCGTTATCATCAATATCCATTAATCCAAAATAGCGCAGTAAAAAAGCGCCTTCTGTCGCTAAAAATGCCAATCTTGCCCGTTTTCCAGCTTCTGTTGTCATATCTACACCTGCTAATCGTTGCTGATACCACTCTTTTGTACTTTGTAGATATTCAGGCGTTTGCAGCAATGCTGCCATCAAACTCGCTCCTTTAGCAAAAGAGACTTTGTCATGATTATGAGTGGCATGAATATGTGCAGTGACTCGATTTTCAGGTGAGTTATCGTTTTCAACGATCTCTTTAAATTTAGTTTCGTAGCTTCCTTCCCAATGCTCAAACATCGCATCAATCATTGCTTCTTTGCTGCTAAAACAGTATTGAACGCCCCCTTTTGAGATCCCCATTTTTTTGGCAACAGTATCAATCGTTAATGCTGCCGCTCCTTGCTCCATGACAATGTCGAAGATAGCTTCTAACAGTTTTTCTCTATCAATGGTTCTTTGACGTCCCATAAAAAACCTCTTTTCAATACGGTTGTATGGATTTATATTATAGCCGCTAGTAAAAATAATACTCATAAAATAACCGAGATTTATATGCTCAAAGATTATAAACGTTGGATAGTATTACTTTTGGTATCTAGCATGCTGTTTCTCATTGTTGTTGATGTAACGGTGCTTTATACCGCATTACCGCGTTTAACTTATGATTTAAACGCGAGTGCTTCAGAAAAACTTTGGATAATGAATGCTTATCCATTAATTGTTGCTGGATTATTACCCGCAGCAGGTATGCTAACCGATAGAATTGGTCATAAGACGCTGTTTATCTGTGGTCTTCCTCTTTTTGCGATTGCCTCTCTATGTGCTGCTTTCTCACCGACAGCAACCACTTTAATTGCTTCTCGAGGTTTTTTAGCCGTGGGTGCCGCAATGAGTATGCCTGCAACACTATCAATCGTACGCCAAGTTTTTAGCGATCCACAAGAGCGAGCTATTGCGATTGGCATTTGGTCTGCAGTTGCTTCTGGCGGAGCTGCTTTAGGGCCTTTAATTGGTGGCATGTTACTTGAACATTTTTGGTGGGGTTC is from Proteus columbae and encodes:
- a CDS encoding iron ABC transporter ATP-binding protein, with amino-acid sequence MIEISKISKRYQDTTVLDNITTTIQRGGITSIIGPNGAGKSTLLSVIGRLLLPESGMVSVNGMDVAATDSDVLARNLSILRQENQFVSRLTVEELVGFGRYPYSKGRLTLDDKKVIDESLDFLNLTEFRHRYLDELSGGQRQRTYVAMVLCQDTEYVMLDEPLNNLDMKHAVIMMKLLRKAADELGKTIIIVIHDINFASVYSDYILAMRNGQLYYHGSPKEIMKAEIIEDIFDTPVNVKELDNKLIAMYY
- a CDS encoding TetR/AcrR family transcriptional regulator translates to MGRQRTIDREKLLEAIFDIVMEQGAAALTIDTVAKKMGISKGGVQYCFSSKEAMIDAMFEHWEGSYETKFKEIVENDNSPENRVTAHIHATHNHDKVSFAKGASLMAALLQTPEYLQSTKEWYQQRLAGVDMTTEAGKRARLAFLATEGAFLLRYFGLMDIDDNEWQSIFEDIDSELLQQGKRQ